In one Chryseobacterium camelliae genomic region, the following are encoded:
- a CDS encoding GxxExxY protein, with protein MTKKEITQLSYEITGFAIKVHKTLGPGLLESIYEECLKIELIKNGYDVKQQLYTTINYEGVDIETKLIVDLLVNDTVIVELKAIEETLPIHEAQLLTYMKVLKKPQGLLINFFTDNITKSLKPFINEYFKELPD; from the coding sequence ATGACGAAAAAAGAAATAACACAACTATCTTATGAGATTACAGGTTTTGCAATAAAGGTCCATAAAACTCTTGGTCCCGGTTTACTTGAAAGTATTTATGAGGAATGCTTGAAAATTGAACTTATTAAAAATGGCTATGACGTAAAACAACAGCTTTATACAACCATTAACTATGAAGGAGTTGATATTGAAACTAAACTCATTGTTGATTTACTTGTAAATGACACTGTCATTGTAGAGCTAAAAGCAATTGAAGAAACTCTCCCTATTCATGAAGCTCAATTATTGACCTACATGAAAGTTTTGAAAAAACCACAAGGTTTATTAATTAATTTCTTCACAGACAACATTACGAAGTCTTTAAAACCTTTTATTAATGAATATTTTAAAGAACTTCCAGACTAA
- a CDS encoding aminoglycoside phosphotransferase family protein, whose amino-acid sequence MISENAKRFFENYLGKKSSEFVTLAQSGSARVNFLAQSGNRKYIITYNENIQENESFFYYSEVFSTQHLNTPDIFIISEDRKMYVQEFLGEKTLSEVITQEGLSEKVKMLVQQTLEKLFQLQTLTQNKIDYSKTFEYEEYNELPVTHDLYYFKNFVADILELEYHKSTLLKEFKKIVERIENLEPKGLMIRDFQARNIIVNQNNEVSFIDYQSAMKGPLMYDVISFLFQAKANFPEDFKNEMLDFYIQQFENKETQDQLKRSVKPIQLMRFLQVLGAYGFRGLIQKKQHFMASIEKGIENITEFAQTWENMKEYPELEKVIQQLSLEKTQLKINEILNH is encoded by the coding sequence ATGATTTCTGAAAACGCAAAACGATTTTTTGAAAATTATCTTGGTAAAAAATCTTCTGAGTTCGTCACTTTGGCTCAAAGCGGCTCTGCGAGGGTGAATTTTTTGGCTCAATCCGGCAACCGGAAATACATTATCACCTACAATGAAAACATTCAGGAAAATGAAAGTTTTTTTTATTACTCCGAGGTATTTTCAACACAGCATCTGAATACTCCCGATATTTTTATTATTTCTGAGGACAGAAAAATGTATGTTCAGGAATTTTTAGGAGAAAAAACACTTTCTGAGGTTATTACCCAGGAAGGGTTATCTGAAAAAGTAAAAATGCTGGTACAGCAAACATTGGAAAAGCTTTTTCAGCTTCAGACACTGACTCAAAACAAAATTGATTACAGCAAAACGTTTGAATATGAAGAATACAATGAATTACCGGTAACTCACGATTTGTATTATTTTAAAAATTTTGTTGCCGATATTCTTGAACTGGAGTATCATAAGTCTACCCTTTTAAAAGAATTTAAAAAAATCGTTGAGCGTATTGAAAATCTTGAACCGAAAGGATTAATGATACGGGATTTTCAGGCAAGAAATATCATAGTGAATCAAAACAATGAAGTTTCATTTATCGATTACCAATCGGCGATGAAAGGTCCTTTGATGTATGATGTGATTTCTTTTTTGTTTCAGGCAAAAGCAAATTTCCCTGAAGATTTTAAAAATGAAATGCTTGATTTTTATATTCAGCAATTTGAAAATAAGGAAACCCAGGATCAACTAAAAAGATCGGTTAAGCCGATCCAGCTAATGAGGTTTTTGCAGGTTTTGGGAGCTTACGGTTTCAGAGGGCTGATTCAGAAGAAACAACATTTCATGGCAAGTATTGAAAAAGGCATTGAAAACATTACAGAATTTGCACAGACCTGGGAAAATATGAAAGAGTATCCTGAGCTGGAAAAAGTGATACAGCAATTGAGCCTGGAAAAAACTCAGTTGAAAATTAATGAAATTTTAAACCATTAA
- the xrtF gene encoding exosortase family protein XrtF encodes MLKDFKPVLSILLRFIIIYLVLLFAYQFYLNSFKETGLDPFSRMITEQVRLVQNMWGFPTLLYDDIKGEQVWFQVKGNYVTRMVEGCNAVSVMILFVSFIFAFYKGIKTFIFVIAGLLILYIMNVLRIVGLNIAVSDYPDYSKMTHDYAFPAVIYGTVVLLWLIWIKCFALKNENS; translated from the coding sequence ATGCTAAAGGATTTCAAACCGGTTTTAAGCATTTTACTACGTTTCATCATCATTTATCTGGTGTTGTTATTCGCTTATCAGTTCTATTTGAACAGTTTTAAAGAAACGGGGCTCGATCCTTTTTCACGAATGATAACGGAACAGGTAAGGCTTGTTCAGAATATGTGGGGCTTCCCGACATTGCTGTATGATGATATTAAAGGCGAACAGGTTTGGTTTCAGGTAAAAGGAAACTATGTTACCAGAATGGTTGAAGGTTGCAATGCTGTTTCGGTGATGATTTTGTTTGTTTCTTTTATTTTTGCATTCTATAAAGGAATTAAAACGTTCATTTTTGTCATTGCAGGATTACTTATATTGTATATCATGAATGTTTTGAGAATTGTGGGACTCAATATTGCCGTATCAGATTATCCGGATTATAGTAAAATGACCCATGATTATGCGTTTCCTGCGGTTATTTACGGAACAGTGGTTCTCCTTTGGTTGATTTGGATTAAATGTTTTGCACTGAAAAATGAAAATTCTTAG
- a CDS encoding exosortase F system-associated membrane protein: MKILSWLLVIIGIFGLISVRMLEDELFYDPFLTYFHEANKNISFPSFEWTKLILGHFFRFVLNLAFSCLIIQFLFKNKEWTVQGAILITIIFAITFPIYLYCIYSQFEIGYLFSFYMRRFVIQPLVLLLIVPLFYYRKQVLLES; encoded by the coding sequence ATGAAAATTCTTAGTTGGCTTCTGGTAATAATAGGGATTTTTGGTCTTATAAGTGTTAGAATGCTTGAAGATGAATTATTCTATGATCCTTTTCTTACTTATTTTCATGAAGCTAATAAAAATATAAGCTTTCCTTCTTTCGAATGGACGAAATTAATTTTGGGGCACTTTTTTAGATTTGTTTTAAATCTTGCATTTTCCTGCTTAATTATTCAATTTTTGTTTAAAAATAAAGAATGGACGGTTCAGGGAGCGATTCTCATTACCATTATTTTTGCCATTACTTTTCCAATTTATTTGTATTGTATTTATTCTCAATTTGAAATCGGATATCTCTTTTCGTTTTACATGAGAAGGTTTGTGATACAGCCTTTGGTGTTACTGTTAATTGTCCCTTTGTTTTACTATAGAAAGCAAGTGTTATTGGAAAGCTGA
- a CDS encoding cation diffusion facilitator family transporter — translation MNVQKTTNKDKIGFQKLIAAFGVILFIGKIVAWKLTNSDAVFSDAMESIVNIISAFMGLYSLYLAAKPKDEDHPYGHGKVEFVTSGIEGALIAIAGVIIIYEGINSLIIGKVLNKLDWGIFIVAATAIINYLLGYISIKKGKNENSLVLISSGKHLQSDTITTFGVVISLIIVYLTKIYWLDSVVALVFGAYIIFVGYKIVRKSLSGIMDEQDPDLLNQIIKVLEENRRTEWIDVHNMKIQQFGASLHIDAHITLPWYYSLREAHNEMEKVIILLARNTKRSVEFNFHMDDCKPISCPVCQIKDCPAREKEFIKRVEWTPENVTSVEKHTTE, via the coding sequence ATGAACGTTCAGAAGACTACCAATAAAGATAAAATAGGCTTTCAAAAACTCATTGCAGCTTTTGGAGTAATTCTTTTCATTGGAAAAATTGTTGCATGGAAATTAACGAATTCCGATGCTGTTTTTTCTGATGCCATGGAAAGTATTGTTAACATCATCAGTGCTTTTATGGGCTTATATTCTTTATACCTTGCTGCCAAACCCAAAGACGAGGATCATCCTTACGGACACGGAAAAGTAGAATTTGTAACCTCCGGAATTGAAGGGGCTCTCATTGCCATTGCAGGGGTTATCATCATCTATGAAGGAATCAACAGTTTAATTATTGGAAAAGTTTTAAATAAACTCGACTGGGGGATTTTCATCGTTGCCGCAACAGCAATTATCAATTATTTATTAGGGTATATTTCTATAAAAAAGGGAAAAAATGAAAATTCTTTAGTGCTCATATCTTCAGGAAAACATTTGCAATCAGATACCATTACAACCTTTGGGGTGGTAATCAGCTTAATCATCGTTTATCTTACTAAAATCTATTGGTTAGATTCTGTTGTAGCACTTGTTTTTGGAGCTTATATCATTTTTGTCGGCTACAAAATTGTTCGTAAATCTTTAAGCGGAATTATGGATGAGCAAGACCCGGACTTACTGAACCAGATTATTAAAGTACTGGAAGAAAACAGAAGAACAGAATGGATTGATGTTCACAATATGAAAATCCAGCAATTCGGGGCCTCTCTTCATATTGACGCCCATATCACGCTCCCATGGTATTACAGCCTTCGGGAAGCCCATAATGAAATGGAAAAGGTTATTATTCTTTTGGCCAGAAACACCAAACGAAGCGTTGAGTTTAATTTCCACATGGATGACTGTAAGCCAATTTCCTGCCCTGTCTGCCAAATCAAGGACTGCCCTGCCCGTGAAAAAGAGTTTATAAAAAGAGTGGAATGGACTCCGGAAAACGTTACAAGTGTCGAAAAACACACTACTGAATAA
- a CDS encoding aspartate-semialdehyde dehydrogenase, with protein sequence MKVAVVGSTGMVGQVMLKVLEERNFPITELIPVASEKSVGKKVKYKQEEFTIISMKDAIAAKPEIAIFSAGGGTSLEFAPLFAEAGTTVIDNSSAWRMDPDKKLVVPEINADVLTKEDKIIANPNCSTIQLVMVLGPLNKKYDLKRVIVSTYQSVTGTGKAAVDQLNGEISGDDSIAKVYPYQIFKNALPHCDVFSDDDYTKEEIKLMKEPKKILGDDTFNLTATAVRVPVQGGHSESVNIEFENEFDLDEVRKILSETPGVVVMDNVQNNEYPMPLYSEGKDEVFVGRIRRDLSQPKTLNLWVVADNLRKGAATNAVQIAEYLVANNLV encoded by the coding sequence ATGAAAGTAGCTGTAGTAGGTTCAACAGGAATGGTTGGACAAGTTATGCTTAAAGTTCTCGAAGAGAGAAACTTCCCTATCACCGAACTAATTCCGGTAGCATCCGAAAAATCCGTAGGTAAGAAGGTGAAGTATAAACAGGAAGAATTTACGATTATAAGCATGAAAGACGCTATAGCTGCCAAACCGGAGATTGCAATCTTCTCTGCAGGCGGTGGAACTTCTCTTGAGTTTGCTCCCCTTTTCGCAGAAGCAGGAACAACCGTTATCGATAATTCTTCTGCATGGAGAATGGATCCTGATAAAAAATTAGTCGTTCCCGAGATCAATGCAGATGTATTGACCAAAGAAGACAAAATCATTGCAAACCCGAACTGTTCTACCATTCAGTTGGTAATGGTTTTAGGACCTTTGAACAAAAAATATGATTTAAAAAGAGTAATTGTTTCAACCTACCAATCCGTAACAGGAACAGGTAAAGCTGCCGTAGATCAATTAAACGGAGAAATCAGCGGAGACGATTCGATTGCAAAAGTATATCCTTATCAGATCTTCAAAAATGCATTGCCACATTGCGATGTATTTTCGGATGATGATTACACAAAAGAAGAGATTAAATTAATGAAAGAACCTAAGAAGATTTTAGGGGACGATACATTTAATTTAACTGCAACTGCAGTAAGAGTTCCGGTACAAGGAGGACATTCTGAAAGTGTAAACATCGAGTTTGAAAACGAATTCGATCTTGATGAAGTAAGAAAAATCTTATCTGAAACTCCGGGAGTTGTAGTAATGGATAACGTACAAAACAACGAATATCCGATGCCTCTGTATTCGGAAGGGAAAGACGAAGTGTTCGTCGGCAGGATCAGACGAGATCTATCACAGCCAAAGACGCTGAATCTCTGGGTTGTGGCAGACAACCTGCGAAAAGGAGCTGCTACCAACGCAGTACAGATCGCAGAATACCTTGTAGCAAACAACTTAGTATAA
- a CDS encoding TonB-dependent receptor, whose product MKLINKSMLTAVITLSTASIYYAQQTQDTVKTRSKDIDEVVLIGVADIAKDRKTPVAVSTIKEAQIIEKLGNQEFPEILNTTPSVYATKGGGGFGDSKINIRGFAQENIAVMVNGMPVNDMENGRVFWSNWAGLSDVTSSMQVQRGLGSSKLAIASVGGTINILTRAADKKQGGVVSLTVGNNDYLKTLFAYNTGKNAKGWSSSFLMSRASGSTYARGTEFEGYNYYFALGYNKPGSKHDFQFTITGAPQAHNQRSTFSTISNYIKYNADKDGNPDRRYNSDYGYLNGEEYSLRRNYYHKPVMSINWDWNISSKSKLNTVAYASFGRGAGTGNVGSVGNLSNTTTKNLEAFRNSEGIIDFDALSAANAASNADRGILIRNASINSHNWFGLISSFNHKITDHLNFSVGIDTRYYYGYHYQVVSDFLGGSAYRDSANKNLWVPNNNNVLVPGYNYVSNSSKAEASWNPFGGKIDPIENRIGYNNDGEVLWYGGFGQLEYSNDKLSAFVSGAISNQAFQRIDNFIVDGRSLLNGNVSGYATSNTNPTLIQPTASNPALNTKTGFKNLIGFNVKGGANYNINENHNIFANVGYYEKQPFLNSVYPNNKNYLNPNLTNEKIFGIEAGYGFRSAIFNANVNLYRTSWKDRFQRRTGINFTDTSTGTVYTNAYANIQGITEIHQGIEIDATANVHKMLSLTGMLSMGDWYYEGNATSNLFTETNDPINVNNAPTTTLYLDKVKVGSSAQFTAGAGFTFKPIDWFSFDGTYRAVKNLYANVNPINFQTEAAGQRGALELPTFGLVDLGITFKIKLKNPKQYFTLRGNVYNLFDKVYIAEANTNIHANLSEQEYTAVNGNNSGFAAYQAAGNYKGINQTNQVYFGFGRTWSGTLSFNF is encoded by the coding sequence ATGAAATTAATCAACAAATCGATGCTAACTGCGGTAATTACATTATCAACAGCTAGTATTTATTACGCTCAACAAACTCAAGACACCGTAAAGACAAGGTCTAAAGACATTGACGAAGTGGTATTGATTGGAGTAGCTGATATTGCAAAAGACAGAAAAACTCCAGTAGCAGTTTCTACAATCAAAGAGGCACAGATTATTGAAAAATTAGGAAACCAGGAATTCCCTGAAATTCTAAACACAACTCCATCTGTCTATGCAACTAAAGGAGGTGGTGGTTTTGGAGACTCTAAAATTAACATTAGAGGTTTCGCGCAAGAAAACATTGCCGTAATGGTAAATGGTATGCCAGTAAATGATATGGAAAACGGTCGTGTTTTCTGGTCAAACTGGGCAGGACTTTCTGATGTAACTTCATCAATGCAAGTACAAAGAGGACTTGGTTCTTCAAAATTAGCAATTGCTTCTGTAGGAGGAACAATCAATATCTTAACTAGAGCTGCTGATAAAAAACAAGGAGGAGTTGTTTCTTTGACAGTTGGTAACAATGATTATCTTAAAACTTTATTTGCATACAATACTGGTAAAAATGCAAAAGGTTGGTCTTCATCATTCTTAATGAGTAGAGCTTCTGGTTCTACCTATGCAAGAGGAACTGAATTTGAAGGATATAACTATTATTTTGCATTAGGTTATAACAAACCTGGAAGCAAACACGATTTCCAATTCACTATTACTGGTGCTCCACAAGCTCATAATCAAAGAAGTACGTTTTCAACTATTTCAAATTATATCAAATACAATGCTGATAAAGATGGAAATCCAGACAGAAGATATAATTCAGATTACGGTTATCTAAACGGAGAAGAGTATAGTTTAAGAAGAAACTATTATCACAAACCTGTAATGTCAATTAACTGGGATTGGAATATTTCTAGCAAATCTAAATTAAATACTGTAGCATACGCATCATTTGGTAGAGGGGCAGGAACAGGAAATGTAGGAAGTGTTGGTAATTTATCAAATACTACAACTAAAAACCTAGAGGCTTTCAGAAACTCGGAAGGGATTATCGATTTCGATGCTCTTTCGGCAGCTAATGCGGCATCAAATGCAGATAGAGGTATCTTAATTAGAAATGCGTCAATCAATTCACATAACTGGTTTGGTCTTATTTCTAGCTTCAATCACAAAATTACAGACCATTTAAATTTCTCAGTAGGTATTGATACCAGATATTATTATGGATACCACTATCAAGTAGTAAGTGATTTTTTAGGTGGTAGCGCATATAGAGATTCTGCTAATAAAAACCTTTGGGTTCCAAACAATAACAATGTTTTAGTTCCTGGTTATAATTATGTTTCTAATTCTTCAAAGGCAGAAGCAAGCTGGAATCCTTTTGGAGGAAAAATAGATCCAATTGAAAATAGAATTGGTTATAATAACGATGGTGAAGTTCTTTGGTATGGAGGGTTCGGTCAGTTGGAATATTCTAATGACAAATTATCAGCTTTCGTTTCTGGAGCCATTTCTAATCAAGCTTTCCAAAGAATCGATAATTTCATTGTTGATGGAAGATCTCTTCTTAATGGAAATGTATCAGGATATGCAACGAGCAACACAAACCCAACATTAATTCAACCAACGGCTTCAAACCCTGCATTAAATACTAAAACAGGATTTAAGAACCTTATTGGATTTAACGTGAAAGGGGGTGCTAATTATAACATTAATGAAAACCACAATATTTTTGCTAATGTCGGATATTATGAAAAACAACCATTCTTAAACTCTGTTTATCCAAACAATAAAAACTACCTTAATCCGAATTTAACTAATGAGAAAATTTTTGGAATTGAGGCTGGTTATGGTTTCCGTTCAGCAATTTTTAATGCAAATGTAAACCTATACAGAACTTCTTGGAAAGATAGATTCCAAAGAAGAACAGGTATCAACTTCACAGATACTTCTACCGGTACTGTTTATACTAATGCTTATGCCAATATCCAGGGTATTACTGAAATTCACCAAGGTATTGAAATTGATGCAACTGCTAATGTACACAAAATGTTATCTTTAACAGGTATGCTATCTATGGGTGATTGGTACTATGAAGGAAACGCTACAAGTAATTTGTTTACAGAAACAAATGACCCTATTAATGTGAACAATGCTCCTACAACTACATTATATTTAGATAAAGTAAAAGTGGGAAGCTCTGCGCAATTTACTGCAGGTGCCGGATTTACCTTCAAACCAATAGATTGGTTCTCATTCGATGGTACTTACAGAGCAGTTAAAAATTTATATGCTAACGTAAACCCTATCAACTTCCAAACTGAAGCTGCAGGACAGAGAGGTGCATTAGAATTACCTACCTTTGGATTAGTAGATTTAGGAATTACATTTAAAATCAAGCTTAAAAATCCAAAACAGTACTTTACTTTAAGAGGAAATGTATATAACTTATTTGATAAAGTATATATTGCTGAAGCAAATACAAATATTCATGCAAATCTTTCTGAGCAAGAGTACACAGCTGTTAATGGAAATAATTCAGGTTTCGCTGCATATCAAGCTGCCGGTAATTACAAAGGTATTAACCAAACCAATCAGGTTTATTTCGGATTCGGAAGAACATGGTCAGGTACACTATCATTCAACTTCTAA